Proteins encoded within one genomic window of Candidatus Syntrophocurvum alkaliphilum:
- the recF gene encoding DNA replication/repair protein RecF (All proteins in this family for which functions are known are DNA-binding proteins that assist the filamentation of RecA onto DNA for the initiation of recombination or recombinational repair.), with amino-acid sequence MEYNAESNLNIFMGDNGQGKTNILEAIFVSSTGKSFRTPTDTNLINYEESWYSIKTKYVNNERKINSFIKLDQSKNKILQINNKKTSINNPESLKLVLFIPDDLDLVKGSPLKRRKFIDFTLKQISQDYSFNFDNYGKLLRKRNLLLKNDQTNTKSFNIINDLFVETAVKLILSRINFTSLLDQIIKPLYQEITNGKNTIKIRYALSFNIEDEKINQNILEKSFIENQRSIKDKEIKRKKSMIGPHLDDIHLYQDNKLARHFASQGQQRNIAVCLKLAEVYAFKKIKDYYPVFLLDEVLAELDQEKRLLLLNHLSKAEFQSFLTSVNSNNLRNVEAKLSVIKDGQLIGKE; translated from the coding sequence ATGGAATATAATGCAGAAAGCAACTTAAATATATTTATGGGTGATAATGGACAAGGAAAAACAAATATTTTGGAAGCTATTTTTGTATCATCAACTGGAAAATCATTTAGAACACCTACCGATACTAACTTAATTAACTATGAAGAAAGCTGGTATTCAATAAAAACAAAATATGTTAACAATGAACGAAAAATAAATTCATTTATTAAACTAGATCAATCAAAAAATAAAATATTACAAATAAATAATAAAAAAACATCTATAAATAATCCCGAAAGCCTTAAACTTGTTTTATTTATTCCAGATGACCTTGACTTAGTAAAGGGTAGCCCTTTAAAAAGACGAAAATTTATTGATTTTACCTTAAAACAAATATCTCAAGATTATTCTTTTAATTTTGATAATTATGGTAAACTTCTAAGAAAAAGGAATTTATTGTTAAAAAATGATCAAACTAATACTAAATCCTTTAATATTATTAATGATTTATTTGTAGAAACGGCTGTTAAACTAATTTTATCCCGGATAAATTTTACTAGTTTGTTAGATCAAATTATAAAGCCTTTATACCAAGAAATCACAAATGGTAAAAATACCATAAAAATAAGATATGCATTATCTTTTAATATAGAAGATGAAAAAATAAACCAAAATATCCTAGAAAAGTCATTTATTGAAAATCAAAGAAGTATAAAAGATAAAGAAATTAAAAGAAAAAAAAGCATGATAGGGCCACATCTTGATGATATTCACTTATATCAAGATAATAAATTAGCGAGACATTTTGCATCACAAGGACAGCAACGTAATATTGCTGTCTGTCTTAAATTAGCCGAAGTTTATGCATTTAAAAAAATAAAAGATTATTATCCCGTATTTTTACTAGATGAAGTTTTAGCTGAATTAGATCAAGAAAAAAGATTGTTATTATTAAACCATTTATCAAAAGCAGAATTTCAAAGTTTTCTTACATCAGTAAATTCTAATAATTTAAGAAATGTAGAAGCTAAATTATCTGTTATAAAAGATGGGCAGTTAATAGGAAAGGAGTAA
- the gyrB gene encoding DNA topoisomerase (ATP-hydrolyzing) subunit B, whose translation MARFENNYNASNIQVLEGLEAVRKRPGMYIGSTGSKGLHHLVFEIVDNSIDEAVAGYCDAIEITIHEDNSVTVCDNGRGIPTDIHPIIGVPAIEVILTTLHSGAKFGGSGYTISGGLHGVGLSVVNALSRKMDVLIKRDGYIYKQRYEKGKPVTKITKNGDTKETGTSIHFYPDPEIFEDITFDSEIIIQRLRELSFLNKGIKIIFTDLRTEEPLKKEFLYTDGLKDFVLYINKNKESINNKPIYFENKRDEVVVEVAIQYNSGFSENLYSFANNIKTHEGGTHEVGFKNGLTRIINDYAKKNGLLKENDGNLSGEDIREGIVAIISVLVKEPQFEGQTKTKLGNTYVRGIVESTIYDYMEDFLNENPNVSKKIVDKAISARRAREAAKKARELTRRKSALESIALPGKLADCSNRDPSQTELFIVEGDSAGGSAKQGRDRNNQAILPLRGKILNVEKARLDKVLSNEEIKSLITAIGSGIDEDFDIKKSRYHKLIIMTDADVDGSHIRVLLLTFFYRYMRQLIEYGYVYIAQPPLYGLKRGKEINYFYDEESMNNYLKESEKKWSIQRYKGLGEMDPEQLWETTMNPESRTILQVTIEDAIRADGVFSSLMGDNVEPRREFIQENAKYVTNLDI comes from the coding sequence TTGGCCAGATTTGAAAACAACTATAATGCGTCTAATATACAAGTATTAGAAGGCTTAGAAGCAGTTAGAAAAAGACCAGGTATGTATATAGGCTCAACTGGATCTAAAGGTCTTCACCACTTAGTTTTTGAAATTGTAGATAATAGTATAGACGAAGCAGTTGCTGGTTATTGTGATGCTATAGAAATTACAATTCATGAAGATAATAGTGTAACTGTTTGTGATAATGGTAGAGGTATACCAACAGATATTCATCCTATAATAGGAGTACCGGCTATAGAGGTTATTTTAACAACCCTTCATTCAGGAGCTAAATTCGGAGGTAGTGGTTATACTATATCCGGTGGGCTACATGGTGTAGGTCTTTCTGTTGTTAACGCATTATCAAGAAAAATGGATGTATTAATAAAAAGAGATGGGTATATATACAAACAAAGATATGAAAAAGGAAAACCAGTAACTAAAATAACAAAAAACGGAGATACAAAAGAAACAGGGACAAGCATTCATTTTTATCCAGACCCTGAAATATTTGAAGATATTACATTTGATAGTGAAATAATTATTCAAAGATTAAGAGAATTATCCTTTTTAAATAAAGGCATAAAAATTATTTTTACTGATTTAAGAACAGAAGAACCACTAAAAAAAGAATTCTTATATACAGATGGACTAAAAGACTTTGTTTTATATATCAATAAAAACAAAGAATCAATTAACAATAAACCTATATATTTTGAAAACAAAAGAGATGAAGTTGTTGTAGAAGTAGCAATTCAGTACAATTCTGGTTTTAGTGAAAACCTTTATTCCTTTGCTAATAATATAAAAACACATGAAGGTGGTACACACGAAGTAGGTTTCAAAAATGGACTTACCCGAATAATCAATGATTATGCTAAGAAAAATGGTTTACTAAAAGAAAACGATGGCAACCTTTCTGGAGAAGATATAAGAGAAGGAATAGTAGCAATTATCTCAGTTTTAGTAAAAGAGCCACAATTTGAAGGTCAAACAAAAACAAAGTTAGGTAATACATATGTTAGAGGTATAGTAGAAAGTACGATTTATGACTATATGGAAGATTTTTTAAATGAAAATCCTAATGTTTCCAAAAAGATAGTAGACAAAGCCATATCTGCTAGAAGAGCAAGAGAAGCAGCCAAAAAAGCTAGAGAATTAACCAGAAGAAAAAGTGCACTAGAATCAATTGCCTTACCAGGTAAATTAGCTGATTGTAGTAACCGAGATCCTTCACAAACAGAATTATTTATTGTAGAGGGAGATTCTGCTGGTGGTTCAGCTAAGCAAGGTAGAGATAGAAACAACCAAGCAATACTTCCTCTAAGAGGAAAAATATTAAATGTAGAAAAAGCAAGATTAGATAAAGTTTTATCTAATGAAGAAATAAAATCATTAATTACAGCTATTGGCTCTGGTATAGACGAAGATTTCGATATAAAAAAATCTCGTTATCATAAACTTATAATCATGACTGATGCTGATGTTGATGGTTCACATATTCGAGTTTTATTACTAACTTTCTTTTATCGCTATATGCGTCAGCTTATAGAATATGGTTATGTTTATATAGCACAACCACCTCTTTATGGCTTAAAAAGAGGTAAAGAAATTAACTATTTTTATGATGAAGAATCAATGAATAATTATTTAAAAGAATCAGAAAAAAAGTGGTCAATACAAAGATACAAAGGCCTAGGTGAAATGGACCCAGAACAACTATGGGAAACTACAATGAATCCAGAAAGCAGGACAATTTTGCAGGTTACTATAGAAGATGCAATTAGAGCAGACGGAGTTTTTTCAAGCTTAATGGGGGATAATGTTGAACCAAGAAGAGAATTTATACAAGAAAATGCAAAATATGTTACCAATTTAGATATATAA
- the remB gene encoding extracellular matrix regulator RemB, giving the protein MYIHLGNDYVISAKGIIAILNIEPPVSEDVLDIIEIARDKKNIINISSNNKEKALVICDDKIYMSPISSFTLCKRVFKYDKEGVDFGQI; this is encoded by the coding sequence ATGTATATACACCTAGGCAATGATTATGTTATCTCTGCTAAAGGTATAATTGCTATATTAAACATAGAACCCCCGGTTTCAGAAGATGTATTAGATATTATAGAAATAGCTAGAGATAAAAAAAACATAATAAATATCAGTTCTAACAATAAAGAAAAAGCATTAGTAATATGTGATGATAAAATCTATATGTCACCTATTTCATCGTTTACTCTTTGTAAACGCGTTTTTAAATATGATAAGGAGGGTGTAGACTTTGGCCAGATTTGA
- the dnaN gene encoding DNA polymerase III subunit beta, translating into MKFTINKKHLSYLTSLVHRAASNKNTVAALSGLLIEISSNHGLTMTATDMEIGIKASTKEINIIEEGSVLVNAYYFADFIKLLPDTTISIEFNNNSSKLNISYGRSSGVINTYSIQEYPELPLKEMEYKFTLPQNVLKEALKKTVFAATNNHFRQVFTGVLFDIIENNQINIVASDTHRLAFYNYTLENINLEPFNFIIPIRSVNELLRLLDDTDDDIKIGFSENNVIFYNDNFIILSRLIEGKYPNYDQVIPKNFNTKVLLKTDILSNSLERAKTMPTDDKLKIQHAQFTFKEDEISINSFSETIGEIVEIIEEFNLEGDNDIKIAFNTNYLLDVVKLLDNETKEISISLSGSLGPSLIKNPDKNNYLYILVPLRTTG; encoded by the coding sequence GTGAAATTTACAATAAACAAAAAACATTTATCTTATTTAACAAGTCTTGTACATAGAGCAGCATCTAATAAAAATACTGTAGCTGCATTATCAGGTTTACTTATTGAAATAAGCAGTAATCATGGTTTAACTATGACTGCAACTGATATGGAAATTGGCATTAAAGCTTCAACTAAAGAAATAAATATAATAGAAGAAGGCTCTGTTTTAGTAAATGCCTATTACTTTGCAGATTTCATAAAATTATTACCCGATACAACTATTTCGATAGAATTTAACAATAATTCTTCAAAGTTAAATATATCTTATGGTAGATCATCAGGAGTTATAAACACATATAGTATACAAGAATATCCTGAACTACCTCTTAAAGAAATGGAATATAAATTTACTCTTCCTCAAAATGTATTAAAAGAAGCATTGAAAAAAACAGTCTTTGCAGCTACAAATAATCATTTTAGACAAGTATTTACAGGTGTTCTTTTTGATATAATTGAGAATAACCAAATTAATATTGTAGCTTCAGATACACATAGACTAGCTTTTTACAACTATACTCTCGAAAATATAAATTTAGAACCTTTTAATTTTATAATTCCAATAAGATCTGTTAACGAACTTTTAAGACTACTTGACGATACTGATGATGATATAAAAATAGGTTTTTCAGAAAACAATGTAATATTTTATAACGATAATTTCATAATTTTATCCCGATTAATAGAAGGAAAATATCCTAATTACGATCAGGTGATCCCAAAAAATTTTAATACTAAAGTATTATTGAAAACTGATATTTTAAGTAATAGTCTAGAAAGAGCAAAAACAATGCCAACTGATGATAAATTAAAAATTCAACATGCCCAGTTCACTTTTAAAGAAGATGAAATATCTATTAACTCTTTTTCAGAAACAATTGGAGAAATTGTAGAAATCATAGAAGAATTTAACTTGGAAGGAGATAATGATATTAAAATAGCTTTTAATACTAATTATTTGTTAGATGTAGTAAAATTATTAGATAATGAAACAAAAGAAATATCGATAAGTCTTTCTGGTTCTCTAGGCCCTTCATTAATAAAAAATCCTGATAAAAATAATTATTTATATATATTAGTACCTCTTCGTACTACAGGTTAA